A section of the Streptomyces sp. SCL15-4 genome encodes:
- the glnA gene encoding type I glutamate--ammonia ligase — protein sequence MFQNADEAKKFIADEDVKFVDVRFCDLPGVMQHFTVPVEAFDPDEELAFDGSSIRGFQAIHESDMALRADLSTARVDPFRRDKTLNINFFIHDPITGEQYSRDPRNVAKKAEAYLASTGIADTAYFGPEAEFYVFDSVRFATSANESFYHIDSEAGAWNTGALENNRGYKVRYKGGYFPVPPVDHFADLRAEISLELDKQGLKVERQHHEVGTAGQAEINYKFNTLLAAADDLQLFKYIVKNVAWRNGKTATFMPKPIFGDNGSGMHVHQSLWSNGDPLFYDEAGYAGLSDMARYYIGGILKHAPSLLAFTNPTVNSYHRLVPGFEAPINLVYSQRNRSAAMRIPITGSNPKAKRVEFRAPDSSGNPYLAFSALLLAGLDGIKNKIEPAEPIDKDLYELAPEEHANVAQVPTSLNAVLDALEADHEFLLQGDVFTSDLIETWIDFKRTNEIAPLQLRPHPHEFELYFDV from the coding sequence ATGTTCCAGAACGCCGACGAGGCCAAGAAGTTCATCGCGGACGAGGACGTCAAGTTCGTCGACGTCCGCTTCTGCGACCTGCCGGGCGTCATGCAGCACTTCACGGTGCCCGTTGAGGCGTTCGACCCGGACGAGGAGCTGGCCTTCGACGGATCGTCGATCCGCGGTTTCCAGGCCATCCACGAGTCCGACATGGCTCTGCGTGCCGATCTGTCCACGGCCCGTGTCGACCCGTTCCGCCGGGACAAGACCCTCAACATCAACTTCTTCATCCACGACCCGATCACGGGCGAGCAGTACTCCCGTGACCCGCGCAACGTGGCGAAGAAGGCGGAGGCGTACCTGGCGTCGACGGGCATCGCCGACACCGCGTACTTCGGCCCCGAGGCCGAGTTCTACGTCTTCGACAGCGTGCGCTTCGCCACCTCGGCGAACGAGTCCTTCTACCACATCGACTCCGAGGCCGGCGCCTGGAACACGGGCGCGCTGGAGAACAACCGCGGTTACAAGGTCCGCTACAAGGGCGGTTACTTCCCGGTCCCGCCGGTCGACCACTTCGCCGACCTGCGCGCCGAGATCTCCCTGGAGCTGGACAAGCAGGGCCTGAAGGTCGAGCGCCAGCACCACGAGGTGGGCACCGCCGGCCAGGCGGAGATCAACTACAAGTTCAACACGCTGCTGGCCGCCGCCGACGACCTCCAGCTCTTCAAGTACATCGTGAAGAACGTGGCGTGGCGCAACGGCAAGACCGCGACCTTCATGCCGAAGCCGATCTTCGGTGACAACGGCTCGGGCATGCACGTGCACCAGTCGCTGTGGAGCAACGGCGACCCGCTGTTCTACGACGAGGCGGGCTACGCGGGCCTGTCGGACATGGCCCGCTACTACATCGGCGGCATCCTCAAGCACGCTCCGTCGCTGCTGGCCTTCACCAACCCGACGGTGAACTCGTACCACCGTCTGGTGCCGGGCTTCGAGGCGCCGATCAACCTGGTGTACTCGCAGCGCAACCGCTCGGCCGCGATGCGTATCCCGATCACGGGCTCCAACCCGAAGGCCAAGCGCGTCGAGTTCCGCGCGCCCGACTCCTCCGGCAACCCCTACCTCGCCTTCTCGGCCCTGCTCCTCGCGGGCCTGGACGGCATCAAGAACAAGATCGAGCCGGCCGAGCCGATCGACAAGGACCTGTACGAGCTGGCTCCCGAGGAGCACGCGAACGTCGCCCAGGTCCCGACCTCGCTGAACGCCGTCCTCGACGCGCTGGAGGCCGACCACGAGTTCCTCCTCCAGGGCGACGTGTTCACGTCCGACCTGATCGAGACGTGGATCGACTTCAAGCGCACCAACGAGATCGCTCCCCTCCAGCTCCGCCCGCACCCGCACGAGTTCGAGCTCTACTTCGACGTGTGA
- a CDS encoding RDD family protein, whose amino-acid sequence MDNRQAIGSWLSGPRAAMEEAGADFGYRGEQLGLPEDGPNSIARPGRRLGALAVDWALCVLIAYGLITHGNGAVTSNWALGVFFVLSALTVGTVGCTPGKRLFGIRVVALSTGTVSPGRALLRTALLCLAIPALVWDRDGRGLHDRLARTVEVRI is encoded by the coding sequence GTGGACAACAGGCAGGCAATCGGATCGTGGCTCTCCGGCCCGCGCGCGGCCATGGAAGAGGCGGGCGCCGACTTCGGCTACCGGGGCGAGCAGCTCGGTCTGCCCGAGGACGGGCCGAACTCGATCGCACGGCCCGGACGGCGGCTCGGCGCGCTCGCCGTGGACTGGGCGCTGTGCGTCCTGATCGCATACGGCCTGATCACGCACGGCAACGGGGCGGTCACGAGCAACTGGGCGCTGGGCGTCTTCTTCGTGCTGAGCGCGCTCACCGTCGGCACGGTCGGCTGCACGCCCGGCAAGCGGCTCTTCGGCATCCGGGTCGTGGCCCTGAGCACCGGCACGGTCAGCCCGGGCCGAGCCCTGCTGCGCACGGCCCTGCTGTGCCTCGCGATCCCCGCGCTGGTCTGGGACCGCGACGGCCGCGGCCTGCACGACCGCCTCGCCCGGACGGTCGAAGTCCGCATCTGA